The following coding sequences lie in one Filimonas effusa genomic window:
- the rpsP gene encoding 30S ribosomal protein S16 produces the protein MRLQRHGSKKRPFYFIVVADARAPRDGKFIQKIGTYNPLTVPASISLDRQKALEWLHKGAQPTDTVRRILSFKGVLYLKHLLRGVKLGLFDEATAMTKFAKWHEEHEAKLKQRNEEHKRSSQRNRRSGPPVRRVQRNDQPAEGPAEA, from the coding sequence ATGAGATTACAAAGACACGGGAGTAAAAAAAGGCCTTTTTACTTTATAGTTGTGGCTGATGCCCGTGCACCTAGGGATGGTAAATTCATCCAAAAGATCGGTACTTACAACCCGCTGACTGTACCCGCTTCTATCAGTTTAGACCGTCAGAAAGCATTGGAATGGTTGCACAAAGGTGCTCAACCTACCGATACAGTACGCAGGATCCTTTCCTTCAAAGGTGTATTGTACCTGAAGCACCTGTTAAGAGGTGTTAAACTGGGATTGTTTGATGAAGCTACCGCAATGACTAAATTTGCGAAGTGGCACGAAGAACATGAAGCAAAACTGAAGCAGCGCAATGAAGAGCATAAGAGGTCTTCTCAGCGTAACAGGCGTTCTGGCCCTCCTGTAAGAAGGGTACAAAGAAACGACCAGCCTGCTGAAGGTCCTGCAGAAGCTTAA